A region of Lacinutrix sp. Hel_I_90 DNA encodes the following proteins:
- the rlmF gene encoding 23S rRNA (adenine(1618)-N(6))-methyltransferase RlmF, whose amino-acid sequence MHKNNKHNTGYNFEKLISVLPELESHVSVNKQGTETIDFANPKAVKMLNTALLKADYDIHFWEFPNANLCPPIPGRADYIHVINDLLQASKINQKVTVLDIGTGASCIYPLLGNAEYNWNFVASDCDETALVFAEKIISENKLTANIQLRKQKEVAHVFENIITKTDRFDASLCNPPFYKNKSEALEATKRKLIGLGKETGSVTRNFAGKANELWFKGGEKAFLHTYLYESSLFKKQCHWYTSLVSNKAHIKSMYTSLAKLGATSVKTIDMAQGNKKSRVVAWSFLTEKEQNDWVR is encoded by the coding sequence TTGCATAAAAATAACAAACATAATACGGGCTACAATTTTGAAAAACTAATCAGCGTTTTACCAGAATTAGAAAGTCATGTGTCCGTTAATAAACAGGGCACTGAAACCATAGATTTTGCGAACCCAAAGGCTGTAAAAATGCTTAACACTGCTCTTTTAAAAGCAGATTATGACATTCATTTTTGGGAGTTCCCAAACGCGAATTTATGCCCACCAATTCCTGGTCGTGCCGATTACATACATGTCATAAACGACCTGCTACAGGCTTCAAAAATTAATCAGAAGGTTACCGTTTTAGATATTGGTACAGGAGCAAGTTGTATTTATCCCTTACTGGGGAACGCAGAATACAATTGGAATTTTGTAGCTTCAGATTGTGATGAAACGGCGCTCGTTTTCGCCGAAAAAATAATCAGTGAAAACAAATTAACAGCAAATATTCAACTTAGAAAACAAAAAGAGGTAGCACATGTTTTTGAAAATATAATCACTAAAACTGATCGTTTTGATGCGAGTCTGTGTAATCCGCCATTCTATAAAAATAAATCAGAAGCATTAGAAGCCACAAAAAGGAAACTCATAGGATTAGGAAAAGAAACAGGTTCAGTAACTAGAAATTTTGCAGGTAAGGCCAACGAATTGTGGTTTAAAGGAGGAGAAAAGGCTTTTTTACATACCTATTTATATGAAAGTTCATTATTCAAAAAACAATGCCATTGGTATACGTCATTAGTTTCTAATAAAGCGCACATTAAATCGATGTATACATCCTTAGCTAAATTAGGAGCAACCAGTGTTAAAACGATAGATATGGCCCAAGGCAACAAAAAGAGTAGAGTAGTAGCCTGGTCCTTTTTAACAGAGAAAGAACAAAACGATTGGGTTAGATAG
- the bshB1 gene encoding bacillithiol biosynthesis deacetylase BshB1: MKLDILAFGAHPDDVELGAGATLAKAVSEGKTVGIVDLTRGELGTRGTAETRDREAAASGKILGLTVRENLGFADGFFINDKAHQIAVIKMIRKYQPELVLCNAIEDRHIDHGKGSKLVSDACFLSGLLKIETQLDGIPQEKWRPKLVYHYIQWQPLTPDVLVDVSGFIETKMESVKAYKTQFYDPNSKDPETPITSKTFIDSIAYRARDLGRLVGVEHAEGFTVERYVAVDSLFDLK; this comes from the coding sequence ATGAAATTAGACATATTAGCCTTTGGAGCACATCCTGACGATGTAGAATTAGGAGCAGGTGCAACCCTTGCAAAAGCAGTTAGTGAGGGTAAAACAGTAGGAATAGTCGATTTAACAAGAGGAGAATTAGGAACGCGTGGTACTGCTGAAACGAGAGACCGTGAAGCTGCTGCTTCAGGGAAAATTTTAGGCCTAACTGTACGAGAAAATTTAGGCTTTGCGGACGGTTTTTTTATAAATGATAAAGCACATCAGATAGCGGTTATAAAAATGATACGTAAGTATCAACCAGAGTTAGTGCTTTGTAATGCTATTGAAGACAGGCATATCGATCATGGAAAGGGAAGCAAACTCGTAAGTGATGCCTGTTTTTTAAGTGGCTTGTTAAAAATTGAAACGCAGTTAGATGGAATACCTCAAGAAAAATGGAGACCAAAACTAGTGTACCACTACATTCAATGGCAACCCTTGACACCAGATGTCTTGGTTGATGTTTCAGGTTTTATAGAGACCAAAATGGAATCTGTGAAAGCTTACAAAACACAATTTTATGACCCTAATAGTAAAGATCCTGAAACTCCAATTACTAGTAAAACCTTTATAGACAGTATTGCTTATCGTGCAAGAGATTTAGGAAGACTGGTAGGTGTGGAACACGCAGAAGGCTTTACAGTAGAGCGCTATGTTGCTGTAGATAGTCTTTTTGATCTAAAATAA
- a CDS encoding DUF3307 domain-containing protein, whose protein sequence is MMLLFIKLLLAHFIGDFLFQPKKWVTHKLDKKHKSKYLYYHILIHFIALFIVLKADFKSFWLGFIIIIISHYCIDVIKLHLNTPKNARVLFFVDQIAHLLVLFLVTLLYSQYPLDFDWLFTPTTIVFITFLLFTTSVASVIMKVIISKWNLDTADENSIDSLEHAGAYIGVLERVFVFLFIITDHWEGVGFLMAAKSIFRFGDLSKAKDRKLTEYVLIGTLISFMLAIIAGLCYLYFINDYKIS, encoded by the coding sequence ATGATGCTCTTATTTATAAAATTATTACTGGCTCACTTTATTGGAGATTTTTTGTTTCAGCCTAAAAAATGGGTGACTCATAAATTGGATAAAAAACATAAATCAAAATACTTATACTATCATATTCTTATTCATTTTATTGCATTGTTTATTGTATTGAAAGCTGATTTTAAATCCTTTTGGCTTGGATTTATAATCATAATTATATCACACTATTGTATTGATGTTATTAAACTTCATCTAAACACTCCCAAAAACGCCAGAGTTCTATTTTTTGTAGATCAAATAGCACATCTCCTTGTTTTATTTCTGGTAACCTTACTTTATTCTCAATATCCATTAGATTTTGACTGGCTATTTACTCCTACAACCATTGTATTTATAACCTTTTTACTATTTACAACCAGTGTTGCTTCTGTTATAATGAAAGTTATTATTTCTAAATGGAACTTAGACACGGCAGATGAAAATAGTATCGATTCTTTAGAACACGCAGGCGCTTATATTGGTGTTTTAGAACGTGTTTTTGTCTTCTTATTTATTATTACAGACCATTGGGAAGGCGTTGGTTTTTTAATGGCAGCAAAGTCTATTTTCAGATTTGGAGACTTGTCTAAAGCAAAAGACAGAAAACTTACTGAATATGTTTTAATTGGAACTCTTATTAGTTTTATGCTTGCCATAATAGCAGGATTATGTTATTTATATTTTATAAATGACTACAAAATTTCTTAA
- a CDS encoding exonuclease domain-containing protein: MHYTIIDVETTGRTNRITEISVFKYDGNTIIDEFTSLVNPNCYIPDHITALTGIDNGLVADAPEFREIAQQLLNITENTIFVAHNVNFDYNVIRNEFKLLAIDFDRKKLCTVRLSRHLLPGHRSYSLGKLCKDLKINVVNRHRARGDAEATVILFQKLQAQENAEKVFADFLNKNNKQATLPPNLPNKVFNALPNATGIYYFKNKKGKIIYVGKAKDIKKRVLSHFYSKAQKSLDMVRETADIDYELSGSELIGLLMEDAAIKKHFPQYNKVAKNTIKGFALFSYQDRNDLIHMAINNAKTTPNPIITFFSMREARLFLERICEQFDLCPKFCHLQEGVTQCSHYTIKNCKGVCKAEEPIESYNERVTNAICEIINQNKDVVLKEKGRHAQEAAFVLIKNGTYLGYGFIDKDEQISHEAQLESFLIRQKDNNEVQKILRTVLLNSAQV, encoded by the coding sequence TTGCACTACACTATAATTGACGTTGAAACTACGGGTAGAACCAATCGCATTACTGAGATTTCAGTGTTTAAATATGATGGTAACACAATCATTGACGAATTTACGTCTCTGGTTAATCCTAACTGCTACATCCCAGATCACATTACCGCTTTAACGGGGATTGATAATGGTTTGGTTGCCGATGCTCCTGAATTTAGAGAGATCGCACAACAGCTTTTAAATATTACCGAAAACACCATTTTTGTGGCGCATAATGTGAATTTTGACTACAATGTGATTAGAAACGAATTCAAATTGCTCGCCATAGATTTCGACAGAAAGAAGTTATGTACCGTACGGTTAAGCAGGCATTTATTACCTGGACATCGCTCCTACAGCTTGGGTAAATTATGTAAAGATTTGAAAATCAATGTAGTCAACAGACATCGCGCGCGAGGAGATGCTGAAGCGACCGTAATTCTGTTTCAAAAACTACAGGCCCAAGAAAATGCTGAGAAAGTGTTTGCTGATTTTCTTAACAAAAATAATAAACAGGCTACCTTACCTCCCAACCTACCTAATAAAGTTTTTAATGCCTTACCGAATGCGACAGGCATTTACTATTTTAAAAATAAAAAGGGGAAGATCATTTATGTTGGTAAAGCAAAAGACATCAAAAAGCGCGTGCTGAGTCACTTTTACAGTAAAGCACAAAAATCATTAGATATGGTGCGTGAAACTGCCGATATTGATTATGAATTGTCCGGCAGTGAACTTATTGGGCTGTTAATGGAAGATGCTGCTATTAAAAAGCATTTTCCGCAGTATAACAAAGTGGCTAAAAACACCATCAAAGGGTTTGCTCTATTTAGTTATCAAGACAGAAATGACCTTATACATATGGCAATTAATAATGCAAAAACGACACCAAACCCAATCATTACGTTTTTTAGTATGCGGGAAGCCCGATTGTTTTTAGAACGTATTTGTGAGCAGTTTGATTTATGCCCAAAATTTTGTCATTTGCAAGAAGGGGTTACCCAGTGTTCTCATTACACGATTAAAAACTGTAAAGGCGTTTGTAAAGCTGAAGAGCCCATTGAAAGTTACAACGAACGTGTTACCAATGCCATTTGTGAGATTATAAATCAAAATAAAGATGTGGTTCTAAAAGAAAAAGGAAGACATGCACAAGAAGCGGCCTTTGTACTCATTAAAAACGGCACGTATTTAGGCTATGGTTTTATAGATAAAGACGAACAGATTTCTCATGAAGCCCAATTAGAATCTTTTTTAATTAGACAAAAAGATAATAACGAGGTGCAAAAAATATTGCGAACCGTATTACTAAATTCAGCCCAAGTATGA
- a CDS encoding PLP-dependent aspartate aminotransferase family protein translates to MSKKELGLNTICTHIGEIKDEQFKGAVSPIYLSSSYEFLDVDVKRYPRYFNTPNQEYLSKKVAALEHKETAMIFGSGMAAISHMFLAFLKSGDHIVVQNTLYGGTSNFIREEFPKLKIEFTFTNGYAVEDFEKAIQPNTKLIHIETPSNPLLTITDIEAVAKLAKSKSIVTSIDNTFASPVNQNPADFGIDLIMHSATKYFGGHSDICAGAVAGSKAHMDRIWNVSKNYGGSLSDFTVWMLERSMKTMGLRVKAQTKNAKKMAQWLEQHESVKKVYYPGLKSHPEYELAKAQMKGYGAMLSFELIDTIDSVKFQKALGLIKASMSLAGIESTMLSPAQTSHSLLSQAERDAIGVSDGLIRFSVGIESVSDLKDDIEQALSQL, encoded by the coding sequence ATGAGTAAAAAAGAACTAGGTTTAAATACCATTTGTACACACATTGGTGAAATAAAAGATGAACAATTTAAAGGAGCGGTATCGCCCATTTATTTATCGTCTTCATATGAGTTTCTAGATGTAGATGTTAAGCGCTACCCCCGTTACTTTAATACACCAAATCAAGAATATCTATCAAAGAAAGTCGCAGCTTTAGAGCATAAAGAAACCGCGATGATTTTTGGGTCTGGTATGGCGGCTATTAGCCACATGTTTTTGGCGTTTTTAAAATCTGGTGACCATATTGTAGTGCAAAACACATTATATGGCGGAACCAGTAATTTTATACGTGAAGAATTTCCAAAACTGAAAATAGAATTCACTTTTACAAACGGGTATGCTGTTGAAGATTTTGAAAAAGCCATTCAACCCAACACAAAATTGATTCATATTGAAACACCTTCTAATCCGTTATTAACCATTACAGATATTGAAGCTGTTGCTAAATTAGCTAAATCTAAAAGTATTGTAACAAGTATAGACAATACTTTTGCTAGTCCTGTAAATCAAAATCCAGCCGATTTTGGCATTGATTTAATCATGCATTCTGCAACAAAATATTTTGGTGGTCATAGTGATATTTGTGCGGGCGCTGTAGCTGGCTCAAAAGCGCATATGGACAGGATTTGGAATGTTTCTAAAAATTATGGAGGTAGTCTTAGTGATTTCACGGTTTGGATGTTAGAGCGCAGTATGAAAACAATGGGATTACGCGTGAAAGCCCAAACCAAAAATGCAAAGAAAATGGCGCAATGGTTGGAGCAGCATGAGTCTGTTAAAAAAGTATACTATCCAGGCTTAAAAAGCCATCCAGAATATGAACTTGCAAAAGCACAAATGAAAGGTTATGGGGCCATGCTATCCTTTGAATTAATTGATACTATTGACTCTGTGAAATTTCAAAAGGCACTTGGTCTCATTAAAGCATCAATGAGCTTAGCAGGGATTGAAAGTACCATGTTAAGTCCGGCGCAAACCTCTCATTCTTTATTAAGTCAGGCAGAACGTGACGCTATAGGTGTTAGCGATGGATTGATTCGTTTTTCTGTAGGAATAGAATCTGTTAGCGATTTAAAGGATGATATTGAACAAGCTTTGAGTCAATTATAA
- a CDS encoding DUF3108 domain-containing protein, whose translation MMKYFFTLIIGCLALSLHAQNKAFHADEKLTFTAGYSMSGIMTDFAQITMETSTVKTKSATLLRLKCKATTYSKWDNYFKIRDLYESYVSPSNITPYLYKREIDEGGYYKFVKYNFNHKSKTVKSLIRKKSKKSESGFWDTNNTVKIKSETRDIVSTLYYLRTLDIKKASPGDSDTFNVLFDNKETKMSFTYVKKETISTAIGKKECYKLKISAAGTDALKGGDNFLWLTADENKIPVYAKFKIAVGSGELKIKSASGLKN comes from the coding sequence ATGATGAAATATTTTTTTACATTGATTATAGGTTGTCTTGCGCTTAGCTTACATGCGCAAAACAAGGCTTTCCATGCAGATGAAAAGCTAACCTTTACAGCGGGTTACAGCATGTCTGGTATAATGACTGATTTTGCTCAAATTACGATGGAAACCAGTACGGTTAAAACAAAATCGGCGACACTCTTACGTCTAAAATGCAAAGCGACCACCTATTCTAAATGGGATAACTATTTTAAAATTAGAGATCTGTATGAAAGTTATGTAAGCCCGAGTAATATAACACCCTATTTATACAAACGTGAAATTGATGAAGGCGGCTATTATAAGTTTGTGAAATATAATTTCAACCACAAATCGAAAACCGTTAAAAGTTTAATTCGCAAAAAAAGCAAAAAATCTGAATCTGGTTTTTGGGATACCAATAACACTGTAAAAATCAAAAGTGAAACAAGAGATATTGTTTCAACGCTATATTATCTAAGAACATTAGACATTAAAAAAGCGTCTCCAGGGGACAGTGATACCTTTAATGTGCTATTCGACAATAAAGAAACTAAGATGTCTTTTACTTACGTCAAAAAAGAAACTATTAGTACCGCCATTGGTAAAAAAGAATGCTATAAATTAAAAATAAGTGCCGCGGGCACTGATGCTTTAAAAGGTGGTGATAATTTTCTTTGGCTTACTGCAGATGAAAATAAAATTCCGGTCTATGCAAAATTTAAAATTGCTGTAGGTAGTGGAGAATTAAAAATTAAAAGTGCATCAGGCTTAAAAAATTAA
- a CDS encoding M28 family peptidase codes for MKPLVIFSILTFIGSCAETKYTTKIENLKNGIQITDSTLINKYSKTITAEELKINLYSFASENFEGRGVGEQGQKKASTFLKNFYIKEGINPGVNDSTYYQSIPSDFLPKGINTTENVLAYIKGKEKPDEVLIISGHLDHLGKENNKIHFGADDNGSGSMAILEIAQAFKAAEKAGHSPKRSILFLHLTAEEIGLQGSLYYVKNPLFPLNKTIANLNIDMIGRVDKSHKDNPNYIYIIGADRISKELHFISEKTNNTFSNLKLDYKYNNEKDPNNYYYRSDHYNFAKHNVPVIFYFNGEHADYHKPTDTPDKINYALLTKRTKLIFATAWQLANRPSFLKHNTEL; via the coding sequence ATGAAGCCCTTAGTCATATTTAGCATCTTAACTTTTATTGGCTCATGTGCAGAAACTAAATACACAACAAAAATTGAAAACTTAAAAAATGGTATACAAATCACAGATAGTACACTTATAAATAAGTATTCAAAAACCATTACCGCCGAAGAGTTAAAAATCAATCTATACAGTTTCGCTTCTGAAAATTTTGAAGGTCGAGGTGTTGGAGAACAAGGCCAAAAAAAGGCAAGCACTTTCTTAAAAAATTTCTACATCAAAGAAGGTATTAATCCGGGAGTCAACGACTCGACGTATTACCAAAGTATTCCTTCAGACTTTCTCCCCAAGGGTATTAATACCACAGAAAACGTATTAGCCTATATTAAAGGCAAAGAAAAGCCTGATGAAGTCCTTATCATTTCTGGACATTTAGATCATTTAGGTAAAGAAAATAACAAGATACATTTTGGGGCAGACGATAATGGTTCAGGTTCAATGGCCATATTAGAAATAGCACAAGCTTTTAAAGCGGCAGAAAAAGCAGGACATTCTCCAAAACGTAGCATCTTGTTCTTACACCTTACTGCAGAAGAAATTGGTCTTCAAGGCTCACTTTATTATGTTAAAAATCCTCTTTTTCCATTAAATAAAACCATTGCTAATTTAAATATAGACATGATTGGGCGTGTCGATAAATCACATAAAGACAACCCAAATTATATTTATATTATTGGAGCAGATAGAATAAGTAAGGAACTTCATTTTATTTCAGAAAAAACAAACAATACCTTTTCTAATTTAAAATTAGATTATAAGTATAACAACGAAAAGGATCCCAATAATTACTACTACAGAAGCGACCACTATAACTTTGCAAAACATAATGTTCCAGTCATATTTTATTTTAATGGCGAACATGCAGACTATCATAAACCAACAGACACTCCAGATAAAATCAACTACGCATTATTAACGAAACGTACAAAGCTCATTTTCGCTACGGCATGGCAATTGGCAAACAGGCCGTCATTTTTAAAACATAATACTGAGTTATAA
- the mscL gene encoding large conductance mechanosensitive channel protein MscL, giving the protein MGFLKEFKEFAVKGNMMDMAIGIIIGASFNKVIDVLVKKVLMPPLSLMSSGINLQDKKVMLRETELDSAGKVLAEEVAIQYGALVEAFIDFIIIGLTVFLVVKAMNRLREKSDNTKDKTVKTPKDIQLLTDLTELMEEQNKLLRANTSEK; this is encoded by the coding sequence ATGGGGTTTTTAAAGGAATTTAAAGAGTTTGCCGTAAAAGGCAACATGATGGACATGGCTATAGGTATCATTATTGGCGCTTCATTTAATAAAGTTATTGATGTATTGGTTAAGAAAGTATTAATGCCACCGCTGTCTTTAATGAGCAGTGGTATTAATTTACAGGATAAAAAAGTAATGCTTCGAGAAACAGAATTGGATAGTGCTGGTAAAGTTTTGGCCGAAGAGGTCGCAATTCAATATGGCGCATTAGTAGAAGCTTTTATCGATTTTATCATCATAGGACTAACGGTATTTCTTGTTGTAAAAGCCATGAACAGATTAAGAGAAAAATCTGATAACACCAAAGATAAAACGGTAAAAACGCCTAAAGACATTCAGTTGCTTACAGATTTAACTGAATTAATGGAAGAGCAAAACAAATTGCTGAGAGCAAACACTTCAGAAAAATAA
- a CDS encoding M28 family peptidase has protein sequence MKRVLSFFTIATILVACGSTSSPSKVEKTTEVSANPVTYAETITATDLKTLLYTYASDEFQGRETGEEGQKMAVNFLKEQYIEDGIPAAKSDGNYFQNVPLEVLSAPNVSFSIDGKTFTAIDDYVSVTSSNNAVVNTDEVVYAGYGIEDEKYSDYETIDVKGKIVLFKSGEPRNAEGIFTVSGTNEASKWSNFRQQFASKKELAEKKGAKAVLFYYPEVYAMAAARFGGSSGRMALAGNADDMMYFIINDNIGKTLVNDIETNDKAQLLSTNISIDYKNNSKEITSENVAAIIRGSEKPDEYIIISAHLDHEGIKDGKIYNGADDDGSGTVAVLEIAEAFAKAKADGNGPKRSLVFLNVTGEEKGLLGSKYYTDVDPIFPLANTVADLNIDMIGRTDPNREKKNRNYVYLIGSDKLSSELHNISEMVNTKYMNIDLDYTFNADNDPNRFYYRSDHYNFAKNNIPVIFYFNGTHEDYHQPGDTPDKIQYDLLENRTRLVFYTAWELANRDAKIVVDKVVE, from the coding sequence ATGAAAAGAGTATTATCCTTTTTTACTATTGCTACAATTTTAGTCGCTTGCGGCTCAACCAGCAGTCCTAGTAAAGTAGAAAAAACAACTGAGGTTTCTGCAAATCCTGTAACCTATGCAGAAACGATAACCGCTACTGATTTAAAAACATTATTGTACACCTACGCTTCAGACGAGTTTCAAGGTCGTGAAACGGGAGAGGAAGGTCAGAAAATGGCTGTAAATTTCCTTAAAGAACAGTATATTGAAGATGGCATTCCTGCAGCTAAATCAGATGGAAATTATTTTCAAAATGTTCCATTAGAAGTTTTGTCTGCTCCAAATGTAAGCTTTTCAATTGATGGAAAAACCTTTACGGCAATTGATGATTATGTTTCTGTAACCTCAAGTAATAACGCTGTTGTAAACACAGACGAAGTCGTTTATGCAGGTTATGGTATTGAAGACGAAAAATATTCAGATTATGAAACTATAGATGTAAAAGGTAAAATCGTCCTATTTAAATCTGGTGAACCTAGAAATGCCGAAGGTATATTTACGGTTTCAGGCACCAATGAAGCCTCAAAATGGTCCAACTTTCGTCAGCAATTTGCTTCTAAAAAAGAGCTTGCTGAAAAAAAAGGTGCCAAAGCTGTTTTGTTTTACTACCCTGAAGTTTATGCTATGGCAGCTGCTCGTTTTGGTGGGTCTAGTGGCCGCATGGCTTTAGCTGGAAATGCAGATGACATGATGTACTTTATTATAAACGACAACATCGGTAAAACTTTAGTTAACGACATAGAAACTAATGATAAAGCACAGTTATTAAGTACAAACATCTCAATAGATTATAAAAACAATTCTAAAGAAATTACTTCAGAAAATGTTGCAGCAATTATTCGTGGTAGTGAAAAACCAGACGAGTATATTATTATTTCTGCACACTTAGATCATGAAGGTATAAAAGACGGAAAAATTTATAACGGAGCAGACGATGATGGTTCTGGTACCGTTGCCGTGCTTGAAATAGCAGAAGCGTTTGCAAAAGCAAAGGCAGACGGTAATGGTCCAAAACGTTCTCTTGTTTTTCTTAATGTAACAGGGGAAGAAAAAGGCCTTTTAGGTTCTAAATATTATACCGATGTAGATCCTATTTTTCCTTTAGCCAATACGGTTGCAGATCTTAACATTGATATGATTGGTCGTACAGATCCAAATCGTGAAAAGAAAAATAGAAATTATGTATACCTTATTGGAAGTGATAAATTAAGTTCAGAGTTGCACAACATCTCAGAAATGGTGAACACCAAATACATGAATATCGATCTGGATTATACTTTTAATGCTGATAATGATCCAAACCGTTTTTACTACAGAAGTGATCACTATAACTTTGCAAAAAACAATATTCCTGTTATATTCTATTTTAATGGTACACACGAAGATTATCACCAACCTGGTGATACACCAGATAAAATACAGTACGATTTGTTAGAAAACAGAACGCGTTTAGTATTTTACACTGCTTGGGAATTAGCGAATAGAGACGCAAAAATTGTTGTGGATAAAGTTGTAGAGTAA